One window of Xylocopa sonorina isolate GNS202 chromosome 9, iyXylSono1_principal, whole genome shotgun sequence genomic DNA carries:
- the Swip gene encoding strumpellin and WASH-interacting protein isoform X1, which translates to MIESSAWSTKKDETIYKAAGSIHLRKYGQFFENLAEKTWKTHSTLEYFMEGPLRLVYKPVEDISLINLIEMENKFLSKLLAAVAGTCREIRLLEIEAKTFYKKLFNHGERGAENDRSDVISLLSDLQDLYIFINRVWTVVYLTTEQLSSLSGDSNDIYLPVLIENFIDLFIIALTLDEIVDSQPSLLEQWKKYRMNVRSIMHNPSQFGISESKLHTFDKLLKDLQEHLLKKVLFSKTIERVMDVNKGPIMSEQITNYLKNLMMDVENKPGDYVLFNKNLIRINIGIVIVMKLFGTCDKRLIKRVLENNRKLYAVNLIGNVIWIPSKFLSNCLPKEAGSVVNQQIGEKILSSRIQKLSQTVNILSHRAVTWCIEMQSILMKTSLQVSDIGQKQSLLVDLVILLSEIKEIISFIINMHATLIKPMNRSTVQLICRLIEVQKSLQTIFYIMGPVIVQSQSQVLQYLSYYILFTLETARRSLIQKDKGYRKEKLDSLSLVGLSMRLLNGPASADRRLIIRCALACASQLTDTFKDEDMVKLRHLLDNYDTVAELHNIITEICDYSILLYHQNIIPAYFSSVVDSNLSINHIVHLFNAFNSTISEQEGLHLEQKRIVQLKEMLTKNILEPVCHEIETNLRLHVHAHLKVDSTNPFNIGVKDGGRIVRSLPLTIANSMIYAKRFIEHYLDDMFYNLTTVALHDWRTYRMMHALAHYKLNLNTIQNHLPTQTLEQGLDALEIMRNIHVFVSKYLYNLNTQTFIEHTSNNKHLNTFGIRHIANSIRTHGTGIMSTTVNFVYQFLRIKLHTFSQFLFDEHIKSRLMRDIRFIKTQRENGATPYTYERAEKFQKGIRKLGMTPDGLSYLDQFRQLITQIGNALGYVRLIRSGGLHASSNAISFLPNINSSVPFELMCKNLNYSETTQAAAKCLENDIANLVRNFTEGIQYFKLLVDVFASAFRDTESHHLQQFYAIVPPLTLSFVDNSISNKEKMFKKNQIGAAFTDDGFAMGIAYINALLDQSSELDSLHWFKTVEQHINVEKQAAENKNDHGDEKLQQTRALTLKRLGERSDEFQLLYYSLSGARVFFKQSDT; encoded by the coding sequence ATGATAGAGTCGTCAGCGTGGAGTACGAAGAAAGACGAGACCATATATAAAGCGGCAGGCTCGATACATTTGCGAAAATATGGGCAGTTTTTTGAAAATTTGGCAGAGAAAACATGGAAAACCCATTCCACGTTGGAATACTTTATGGAAGGGCCTCTTCGGCTGGTATACAAGCCTGTTGAGGATATTAGTCTTATAAATTTGATCGAGATGGAAAACAAATTTTTGTCAAAATTGCTTGCGGCAGTTGCCGGCACTTGCAGAGAAATTAGACTCCTCGAGATAGAGGCTAAAACGTTTTATAAGAAATTGTTCAATCACGGTGAAAGAGGTGCTGAAAATGATCGGAGTGATGTCATATCTCTTCTGTCCGATCTGCAAGACTTATATATCTTCATAAACAGAGTATGGACAGTAGTATATTTAACTACTGAACAATTATCTAGTCTATCGGGTGATTCTAATGACATTTATCTACCTGTACTTATAGAGAATTTCATTGATCTGTTTATAATAGCTTTGACGCTTGACGAAATTGTCGACTCTCAACCGTCGTTGCTAGAACAATGGAAAAAGTATAGAATGAATGTGCGCTCTATCATGCACAATCCATCACAGTTTGGCATAAGCGAGTCGAAACTGCACACATTCGATAAGTTATTAAAAGATTTGCAGGAGCATTTGCTAAAGAAGGTATTATTTTCTAAAACAATTGAACGTGTGATGGACGTTAATAAAGGGCCTATAATGAGTGAACAGATCACTAATTATCTGAAAAATTTAATGATGGATGTAGAGAATAAACCAGGTGATTATGTTCTGTTTAATAAAAATTTGATTAGGATAAATATTGGCATTGTCATAGTAATGAAGCTGTTTGGTACTTGTGATAAAAGGTTAATCAAAAGAGTGCTTGAAAATAACAGAAAGTTATACGCAGTCAATTTGATAGGAAATGTTATATGGATTCCTAGCAAATTTCTGAGCAATTGTTTGCCAAAAGAAGCAGGTAGCGTTGTTAATCAGCAAATAGGAGAGAAGATCCTAAGCTCAAGGATACAAAAACTTTCTCAAACTGTGAACATTTTAAGTCATCGAGCGGTAACATGGTGCATTGAAATGCAAAGTATTCTGATGAAAACAAGCCTTCAGGTCTCCGACATTGGACAAAAACAATCTCTGCTAGTTGATTTGGTCATTCTATTGTCAGAGATCAAAGAAATTATATCCTTTATAATAAACATGCATGCAACTCTTATTAAACCAATGAACCGTAGCACTGTTCAGTTGATCTGCAGATTAATAGAAGTTCAAAAATCTTTGCAGACTATATTTTACATAATGGGACCAGTTATAGTACAATCACAGAGTCAAGTATTACAATATTTGAGTTATTATATTTTGTTCACATTAGAAACTGCCCGGAGAAGCCTGATTCAGAAAGATAAAGGCTACAGGAAAGAGAAATTGGACTCATTGTCACTGGTTGGTTTGAGTATGAGATTATTAAATGGACCAGCTAGCGCGGATAGAAGACTAATAATCAGATGTGCCCTAGCATGTGCTAGTCAACTAACAGACACCTTTAAAGATGAAGATATGGTGAAGCTACGACATCTGTTAGATAACTACGATACCGTCGCTGAATTACACAACATTATAACAGAAATATGTGATTATTCGATACTGTTGTATCATCAAAACATAATTCCAGCTTACTTCTCCTCTGTAGTAGATAGTAATTTAAGTATAAACCACATTGTTCATTTGTTTAATGCATTTAACAGTACCATTAGCGAACAGGAGGGATTACATTTAGAACAAAAGAGAATTGTTCAATTGAAAGAAATGTTGACTAAAAACATACTGGAACCCGTCTGTCATGAAATCGAAACTAATTTGAGGCTTCATGTCCATGCACATCTAAAAGTGGACTCTACCAATCCATTTAACATTGGAGTAAAAGACGGTGGAAGAATAGTGCGGTCGTTACCGCTAACTATAGCAAACAGTATGATATACGCGAAAAGATTTATTGAACATTACCTTGATGATATGTTTTACAATCTCACTACAGTAGCACTACATGATTGGAGAACATACCGAATGATGCATGCTTTAGCGCATTACAAATTAAATCTCAATACTATACAAAACCACTTGCCCACTCAAACCTTGGAACAAGGTTTGGATGCTTTAGAAATAATGAGAAATATTCATGTGTTCGTttcaaaatatttatacaaTTTGAATACTCAAACTTTCATCGAACATACCAGcaataataagcatttgaatacATTTGGGATTCGACATATAGCAAACTCCATTAGAACACATGGAACAGGAATTATGAGCACAACAGTTAACTTTGTGTATCAATTTCTTCGTATAAAGTTGCATACATTTTCTCAGTTCCTTTTTGATGAGCATATAAAGTCGAGATTGATGCGAGACATAAGATTTATTAAAACTCAAAGAGAAAATGGCGCTACACCTTATACATACGAAAGGGCAGAAAAATTTCAGAAAGGTATCAGAAAATTAGGCATGACACCAGACGGTTTGAGTTACTTGGACCAATTTCGACAATTAATAACTCAGATTGGAAATGCATTAGGATATGTACGATTAATTAGATCTGGCGGACTGCACGCTAGTTCGAATGCTATCTCGTTTTTACCAAACATTAATTCGTCCGTGCCATTCGAATTGATGTGTAAAAATTTGAATTACAGCGAAACAACTCAAGCGGCAGCGAAATGTTTAGAAAACGATATTGCTAATTTAGTAAGAAACTTTACAGAAGGTATACAATATTTCAAACTTCTTGTTGATGTGTTTGCATCTGCATTTCGAGACACCGAATCTCATCATTTACAACAGTTTTATGCTATTGTTCCACCGTTAACATTAAGTTTCGTAGATAACTCAATATCGAATAAAGAGAAAATGTTCAAGAAAAATCAAATAGGTGCGGCTTTTACTGATGACGGTTTCGCAATGGGTATTGCGTACATAAATGCTCTCCTAGATCAATCGTCGGAGCTAGACAGCTTGCACTGGTTCAAAACAGTGGAGCAACACATAAACGTTGAGAAGCAGGCTGCAGAGAATAAAAATGATCACGGAGACGAAAAATTGCAACAAACGAGGGCATTAACATTAAAACGATTAGGAGAGCGAAGTGATGAATTCCAATTGCTCTATTATAGCTTATCTGGGGCTAGAGTATTCTTTAAACAGTCTGATACATAA
- the Swip gene encoding strumpellin and WASH-interacting protein isoform X2 — protein sequence MNVRSIMHNPSQFGISESKLHTFDKLLKDLQEHLLKKVLFSKTIERVMDVNKGPIMSEQITNYLKNLMMDVENKPGDYVLFNKNLIRINIGIVIVMKLFGTCDKRLIKRVLENNRKLYAVNLIGNVIWIPSKFLSNCLPKEAGSVVNQQIGEKILSSRIQKLSQTVNILSHRAVTWCIEMQSILMKTSLQVSDIGQKQSLLVDLVILLSEIKEIISFIINMHATLIKPMNRSTVQLICRLIEVQKSLQTIFYIMGPVIVQSQSQVLQYLSYYILFTLETARRSLIQKDKGYRKEKLDSLSLVGLSMRLLNGPASADRRLIIRCALACASQLTDTFKDEDMVKLRHLLDNYDTVAELHNIITEICDYSILLYHQNIIPAYFSSVVDSNLSINHIVHLFNAFNSTISEQEGLHLEQKRIVQLKEMLTKNILEPVCHEIETNLRLHVHAHLKVDSTNPFNIGVKDGGRIVRSLPLTIANSMIYAKRFIEHYLDDMFYNLTTVALHDWRTYRMMHALAHYKLNLNTIQNHLPTQTLEQGLDALEIMRNIHVFVSKYLYNLNTQTFIEHTSNNKHLNTFGIRHIANSIRTHGTGIMSTTVNFVYQFLRIKLHTFSQFLFDEHIKSRLMRDIRFIKTQRENGATPYTYERAEKFQKGIRKLGMTPDGLSYLDQFRQLITQIGNALGYVRLIRSGGLHASSNAISFLPNINSSVPFELMCKNLNYSETTQAAAKCLENDIANLVRNFTEGIQYFKLLVDVFASAFRDTESHHLQQFYAIVPPLTLSFVDNSISNKEKMFKKNQIGAAFTDDGFAMGIAYINALLDQSSELDSLHWFKTVEQHINVEKQAAENKNDHGDEKLQQTRALTLKRLGERSDEFQLLYYSLSGARVFFKQSDT from the coding sequence ATGAATGTGCGCTCTATCATGCACAATCCATCACAGTTTGGCATAAGCGAGTCGAAACTGCACACATTCGATAAGTTATTAAAAGATTTGCAGGAGCATTTGCTAAAGAAGGTATTATTTTCTAAAACAATTGAACGTGTGATGGACGTTAATAAAGGGCCTATAATGAGTGAACAGATCACTAATTATCTGAAAAATTTAATGATGGATGTAGAGAATAAACCAGGTGATTATGTTCTGTTTAATAAAAATTTGATTAGGATAAATATTGGCATTGTCATAGTAATGAAGCTGTTTGGTACTTGTGATAAAAGGTTAATCAAAAGAGTGCTTGAAAATAACAGAAAGTTATACGCAGTCAATTTGATAGGAAATGTTATATGGATTCCTAGCAAATTTCTGAGCAATTGTTTGCCAAAAGAAGCAGGTAGCGTTGTTAATCAGCAAATAGGAGAGAAGATCCTAAGCTCAAGGATACAAAAACTTTCTCAAACTGTGAACATTTTAAGTCATCGAGCGGTAACATGGTGCATTGAAATGCAAAGTATTCTGATGAAAACAAGCCTTCAGGTCTCCGACATTGGACAAAAACAATCTCTGCTAGTTGATTTGGTCATTCTATTGTCAGAGATCAAAGAAATTATATCCTTTATAATAAACATGCATGCAACTCTTATTAAACCAATGAACCGTAGCACTGTTCAGTTGATCTGCAGATTAATAGAAGTTCAAAAATCTTTGCAGACTATATTTTACATAATGGGACCAGTTATAGTACAATCACAGAGTCAAGTATTACAATATTTGAGTTATTATATTTTGTTCACATTAGAAACTGCCCGGAGAAGCCTGATTCAGAAAGATAAAGGCTACAGGAAAGAGAAATTGGACTCATTGTCACTGGTTGGTTTGAGTATGAGATTATTAAATGGACCAGCTAGCGCGGATAGAAGACTAATAATCAGATGTGCCCTAGCATGTGCTAGTCAACTAACAGACACCTTTAAAGATGAAGATATGGTGAAGCTACGACATCTGTTAGATAACTACGATACCGTCGCTGAATTACACAACATTATAACAGAAATATGTGATTATTCGATACTGTTGTATCATCAAAACATAATTCCAGCTTACTTCTCCTCTGTAGTAGATAGTAATTTAAGTATAAACCACATTGTTCATTTGTTTAATGCATTTAACAGTACCATTAGCGAACAGGAGGGATTACATTTAGAACAAAAGAGAATTGTTCAATTGAAAGAAATGTTGACTAAAAACATACTGGAACCCGTCTGTCATGAAATCGAAACTAATTTGAGGCTTCATGTCCATGCACATCTAAAAGTGGACTCTACCAATCCATTTAACATTGGAGTAAAAGACGGTGGAAGAATAGTGCGGTCGTTACCGCTAACTATAGCAAACAGTATGATATACGCGAAAAGATTTATTGAACATTACCTTGATGATATGTTTTACAATCTCACTACAGTAGCACTACATGATTGGAGAACATACCGAATGATGCATGCTTTAGCGCATTACAAATTAAATCTCAATACTATACAAAACCACTTGCCCACTCAAACCTTGGAACAAGGTTTGGATGCTTTAGAAATAATGAGAAATATTCATGTGTTCGTttcaaaatatttatacaaTTTGAATACTCAAACTTTCATCGAACATACCAGcaataataagcatttgaatacATTTGGGATTCGACATATAGCAAACTCCATTAGAACACATGGAACAGGAATTATGAGCACAACAGTTAACTTTGTGTATCAATTTCTTCGTATAAAGTTGCATACATTTTCTCAGTTCCTTTTTGATGAGCATATAAAGTCGAGATTGATGCGAGACATAAGATTTATTAAAACTCAAAGAGAAAATGGCGCTACACCTTATACATACGAAAGGGCAGAAAAATTTCAGAAAGGTATCAGAAAATTAGGCATGACACCAGACGGTTTGAGTTACTTGGACCAATTTCGACAATTAATAACTCAGATTGGAAATGCATTAGGATATGTACGATTAATTAGATCTGGCGGACTGCACGCTAGTTCGAATGCTATCTCGTTTTTACCAAACATTAATTCGTCCGTGCCATTCGAATTGATGTGTAAAAATTTGAATTACAGCGAAACAACTCAAGCGGCAGCGAAATGTTTAGAAAACGATATTGCTAATTTAGTAAGAAACTTTACAGAAGGTATACAATATTTCAAACTTCTTGTTGATGTGTTTGCATCTGCATTTCGAGACACCGAATCTCATCATTTACAACAGTTTTATGCTATTGTTCCACCGTTAACATTAAGTTTCGTAGATAACTCAATATCGAATAAAGAGAAAATGTTCAAGAAAAATCAAATAGGTGCGGCTTTTACTGATGACGGTTTCGCAATGGGTATTGCGTACATAAATGCTCTCCTAGATCAATCGTCGGAGCTAGACAGCTTGCACTGGTTCAAAACAGTGGAGCAACACATAAACGTTGAGAAGCAGGCTGCAGAGAATAAAAATGATCACGGAGACGAAAAATTGCAACAAACGAGGGCATTAACATTAAAACGATTAGGAGAGCGAAGTGATGAATTCCAATTGCTCTATTATAGCTTATCTGGGGCTAGAGTATTCTTTAAACAGTCTGATACATAA
- the L(1)g0007 gene encoding ATP-dependent RNA helicase l(1)G0007, which yields MDTSNDVGLYRLEGTDKSQTGGLIIRKKPSDHTFKKPQASVLGLDKLAKRKRQEHLQESSISSNSESSSSKSEVKERKYRSYAEETPTHTGGVNSEAQQRLESRLKHQRLSAQDRNHRHNHGDKDRDRYRDHDRERRRSRSRDSVRDSSRQTPLRFKDEPQTPVFKTKDSTSKSNWDDDEDEEPKKSSWDHPTPNLYNSRDSRDSIRSEFTPSYKYNSWNKDRKASGATPSIDGEEKELWEEEQQRLDREWYALDDGENHAFADVSEEYTRKKEMELEAKRQKRLSAQQRQINKDNELWERNRMLTSGVVSSLDHDDDPDDEGETRVHLLVHNVVPPFLDGRIVFTKQPEPVVPVRDPTSDMALVARKGSALVRAYREQKERKRAQKKHWELAGTHIGNIMGVRDRHKDDKEDPGQETDFKAGQKYARHIRGDEVTGEAKYRSIQHQRRSLPVFAVRQELLNVIRENSVVVIVGETGSGKTTQLTQYLHEDGYSRYGIIGCTQPRRISAMSVAKRVSDEIATTLGNKVGYAIRFEDCTSKDTVIKYMTDGILLRESLREGDLDRYSVIIMDEAHERSLSTDVLFGLLREVVARRHDLKLIVTSATMDSSKFSAFFGNAATFQIPGRTFPVEVMYAKNPVEDYVDAAVKQVLQIHLQPRSGDVLVFMPGQEDIEVTCEALKERLAEIESAPPLSILPIYSQLPSDLQAKIFQRSEGKLRKCVVATNIAETSLTVDGIVFVVDSGYCKLKVYNPRIGMDALQVYPVSRANADQRSGRAGRTSPGTCYRLYTRRQYLDELLLTGVPEIQRTNLANTVLLLKSLGVQDLLAFHFMDPPPQDNILNSLYQLWILGALDHTGRLTSLGRQMAEFPLDPPQCQMLIVASQLGCTADILIIVSMLSVPSIFYRPKGREEDSDSAREKFQVPESDHLTYLNVYNQWKANGYSSSWCNDHFIHAKAMRKVREVRQQLEEILKQQKMEVVSCGTDWDIVRKCICSAYFHQAARLKGIGEYVNCRTGMPCHLHPTSALFGMGFTPDYVVYHELVMTAKEYMQCVTAVDGHWLAELGPMFFSVKETGRSGRAKRRQAMQHLHEMEGQMKEAEEEMKARAQEQLEREQASIRKKEILTPGIREPGTPAPYRKTPGRLGL from the exons ATGGACACATCAAATGATGTGGGTTTATATAGGTTAGAGGGGACTGACAAAAGTCAGACTGGAGGGTTGATTATTAGAAAGAAACCGTCGGATCACACGTTTAAAAAACCCCAAGCATCCGTTTTGGGGCTGGACAAGCTTGCGAAACGTAAAAGGCAAGAACATTTGCAGGAGAGTAGCATTTCGTCGAACTCCGAATCAAGCTCGTCTAAGTCAGAGGTTAAAGAGAGAAAGTACAGGTCTTACGCCGAAGAGACTCCCACTCACACAGGTGGGGTGAATTCTGAAGCTCAGCAGAGATTAGAGTCACGATTAAAGCATCAGAGATTAAGTGCGCAGGACAGGAATCATAGGCATAATCATGGAGACAAGGATAGAGATAGGTACAGGGACCACGACAGAGAAAGGAGAAGGAGTAGGAGTAGAGACAGCGTTAGAGACAGTAGTAGACAAACACCTTTAAGGTTTAAAGATGAACCACAGACTCCGGTGTTTAAAACAAAG GATTCAACGTCTAAAAGTAATTGGGACGACGATGAAGATGAGGAGCCGAAAAAGTCAAGTTGGGATCATCCAACACCGAATCTCTATAATAGTAGAGATAGTCGAGATAGCATTAGAAGTGAATTCACGCCATCATACAAATATAATTCTTGGAATAAAGATCGAAAAGCTAGTGGAGCCACGCCAAGCATAGATGGAGAAGAGAAAGAGCTATGGGAAGAAGAACAGCAAAG ACTTGACAGAGAATGGTACGCCTTGGATGATGGAGAAAATCATGCATTTGCTGATGTGTCTGAAGAATACACGCGTAAAAAAGAAATGGAACTAGAAGCGAAAAGGCAGAAACGTCTTTCCGCGCAGCAACGACAAATAAATAAAGATAACGAGTTGTGGGAACGTAACAGAATGTTGACGAGCGGTGTTGTGAGTTCTTTAGATCATGACGATGATCCTGACGATGAAGGGGAGACGAGAGTACATCTCTTGGTTCACAATGTTGTTCCACCATTTTTGGATG GGCGAATTGTCTTTACTAAACAACCGGAACCTGTCGTACCTGTGCGTGATCCCACTTCTGACATGGCACTTGTGGCAAGAAAAGGATCGGCTTTGGTACGAGCGTATCGTGAACAAAAGGAACGGAAAAGAGCGCAAAAGAAGCACTGGGAATTAGCTGGAACTCACATTGGCAATATCATGGGTGTACGCGATAGGCATAAAGATGATAAAGAAGATCCGGGGCAGGAAACTGATTTTAAAGCTGGTCAGAAGTACGCACGCCACATACGTGGTGACGAAGTTACTGGAGAGGCTAAATACAGATCGATTCAACATCAAAGGAGAAGTCTCCCGGTGTTTGCTGTACGGCAAGAATTGTTGAATGTAATTAGAGAAAATAGCGTGGTGGTTATCGTTGGAGAAACTGGTAGTGGGAAAACCACTCAACTGACGCAATATCTTCATGAAGATGGTTACAGTCGTTACGGTATAATTGGGTGTACGCAGCCAAGGAGAATATCGGCTATGTCCGTTGCAAAAAGAGTTTCCGACGAAATAGCCACCACTTTAGGGAATAAAGTTGGTTATGCTATCCGTTTCGAGGATTGCACTTCGAAAGAT ACTGTTATTAAATATATGACTGATGGTATATTATTAAGAGAAAGTTTAAGAGAGGGAGATTTAGACCGATACAGTGTGATTATTATGGACGAAGCGCATGAGAGGTCTCTATCCACCGACGTTCTATTTGGTTTACTAAGAGag GTGGTAGCTCGAAGGCACGACTTAAAGTTGATCGTAACGTCTGCTACAATGGACTCTAGCAAATTTTCAGCGTTTTTTGGAAACGCTGCAACATTCCAGATTCCTGGACGTACATTTCCAGTTGAAGTAATGTACGCGAAAAATCCGGTGGAAGACTACGTCGACGCGGCAGTGAAACAAGTGTTGCAAATCCATTTGCAACCACGTTCTGGCGACGTTCTAGTATTTATGCCTGGTCAGGAGGATATCGAGGTCACCTGTGAAGCATTGAAGGAACGTTTAGCGGAAATTGAATCCGCGCCGCCACTTTCAATTTTACCCATTTACTCACAATTGCCCTCGGATTTACAAGCAAAAATTTTCCAACGTTCCGAGGGTAAGCTACGAAAATGCGTTGTCGCGACGAACATAGCCGAGACTTCGTTAACTGTGGATGGGATTGTATTTGTTGTGGATTCTGGTTACTGCAAATTAAAAGTTTATAACCCACGTATTGGTATGGACGCCTTGCAAGTATACCCTGTATCTAGAGCTAACGCTGACCAGCGTTCGGGAAGAGCAGGACGTACAAGCCCTGGGACCTGTTATAGGCTGTATACGCGGAGGCAATATCTAGATGAATTACTTTTAACTGGAGTTCCTGAAATACAACGTACCAATTTGGCAAATACTGTGCTATTACTAAAGTCATTGGGTGTCCAGGATTTGCTCGCCTTTCATTTCATGGATCCTCCGCCACAAGATAACATATTGAATTCTTTGTATCAATTGTGGATTTTGGGCGCTTTAGATCATACAGGACGATTGACGTCTTTGGGAAGGCAAATGGCAGAATTTCCTTTAGATCCACCTCAATGTCAGATGCTTATAGTAGCTTCACAACTTGGCTGTACCGCAGACATACTCATTATAG TTTCAATGCTATCAGTGCCTTCGATATTTTATCGACCGAAAGGTCGCGAGGAAGATTCTGATTCGGCTCGAGAAAAGTTTCAAGTACCAGAATCCGATCATCTAACGTATCTGAATGTGTACAACCAGTGGAAAGCGAACGGTTACTCTAGTTCCTGGTGTAACGATCACTTTATACACGCGAAAGCTATGCGCAAAGTGAGGGAAGTTCGTCAGCAGCTCGAAGAGATATTGAAACAACAGAAAATGGAAGTCGTGAGCTGCGGCACCGATTGGGATATTGTACGAAAGTGTATTTGCTCGGCGTACTTTCACCAGGCAGCTCGTTTGAAAGGTATCGGTGAATATGTGAATTGCCGTACGGGGATGCCGTGCCATCTTCATCCAACTTCGGCTCTGTTCGGTATGGGATTCACACCTGATTACGTAGTGTATCACGAGCTTGTAATGACTGCCAAAGAATACATGCAGTGTGTGACTGCTGTTGATGGGCATTGGCTGGCCGAACTGGGTCCTATGTTCTTTAGCGTTAAGGAGACCGGACGAAGCGGACGGGCAAAAAGACGTCAAGCTATGCAACATTTACATGAAATGGAAGGGCAAATGAAAGAAGCCGAGGAAGAAATGAAGGCACGGGCGCAGGAACAACTTGAACGGGAACAAGCCTCTATCAGAAA aaaagaaatattgaCACCAGGAATTAGAGAACCAGGAACACCCGCTCCTTATCGGAAAACCCCAGGTAGATTGGGATTATAA
- the LOC143426904 gene encoding CUE domain-containing protein 1 isoform X2 — MASAMEQQQQQQQQQQQQQQQTTLEFYQAMADFKNMFPQMDDDVIEAVLRSNQGAVDTTIDQLLTMSTDNENEKIRSELEQNEKSPSTSKPQKTDSTVSLKSIRKWQPAFLGPLPDTFLRLPQQVTEDSLDSSYLQENSMLEDERIAMFLQNEEFMAELRWNEDFLSTLENDTKIQGMNLEKCGSQIGHDDEDLFKERLKNMGKVSRRKFAQLTKVFTRSKKRGGRQLLPPTASCDDLLDPEESSRFQS; from the exons ATGGCCTCCGCAAtggaacaacaacaacaacaacaacagcagcagcagcaacagcaacaacaaactACATTAGAATTTTACCAGGCAATGGCCGATTTTAAAAACATGTTTCCACAAATGGATGATGATGTGATTGAG GCTGTTTTAAGATCTAATCAAGGAGCAGTAGATACAACAATTGACCAGTTACTTACCATGAGTACAGATAATGAAAATGAGAAAATTAGGAGTGAATTAGAGCAAAATGAAAAATCTCCTAGTACCTCTAAACCACAGAAAACAGATTCAACCGTATCCTTAAAAAGTATACGTAAATGGCAACCTGCTTTTCTAGGACCACTACCAGATACATTTCTTAGACTTCCCCAACAAGTCACTGAAGACAGTTTGGATTCATCATATTTGCAAGAAAATTCAATGTTAGAAGATGAAAGAATCGCTATGTTTCTTCAAAACGAAGAATTTATGGCTGAACTACGTTGGAATGAAGACTTTTTATCAACTTTAGAAAATG ATACAAAAATTCAAGGAATGAATCTCGAAAAATGTGGTAGTCAAATCGGCCATGACGATGAAGATCTTTTCAAAGAAAGATTAAAAAACATGGGCAAGG TGTCTCGGCGTAAGTTTGCACAACTTACAAAAGTATTTACACGCAGTAAAAAACGCGGAGGTAGACAGTTATTACCGCCAACAGCTTCTTGTGATGATTTATTGGATCCAGAAGAATCATCTAGATTTCAGTCTTAG
- the LOC143426904 gene encoding CUE domain-containing protein 1 isoform X1 has translation MSNCIMASAMEQQQQQQQQQQQQQQQTTLEFYQAMADFKNMFPQMDDDVIEAVLRSNQGAVDTTIDQLLTMSTDNENEKIRSELEQNEKSPSTSKPQKTDSTVSLKSIRKWQPAFLGPLPDTFLRLPQQVTEDSLDSSYLQENSMLEDERIAMFLQNEEFMAELRWNEDFLSTLENDTKIQGMNLEKCGSQIGHDDEDLFKERLKNMGKVSRRKFAQLTKVFTRSKKRGGRQLLPPTASCDDLLDPEESSRFQS, from the exons ATG agCAATTGCATAATGGCCTCCGCAAtggaacaacaacaacaacaacaacagcagcagcagcaacagcaacaacaaactACATTAGAATTTTACCAGGCAATGGCCGATTTTAAAAACATGTTTCCACAAATGGATGATGATGTGATTGAG GCTGTTTTAAGATCTAATCAAGGAGCAGTAGATACAACAATTGACCAGTTACTTACCATGAGTACAGATAATGAAAATGAGAAAATTAGGAGTGAATTAGAGCAAAATGAAAAATCTCCTAGTACCTCTAAACCACAGAAAACAGATTCAACCGTATCCTTAAAAAGTATACGTAAATGGCAACCTGCTTTTCTAGGACCACTACCAGATACATTTCTTAGACTTCCCCAACAAGTCACTGAAGACAGTTTGGATTCATCATATTTGCAAGAAAATTCAATGTTAGAAGATGAAAGAATCGCTATGTTTCTTCAAAACGAAGAATTTATGGCTGAACTACGTTGGAATGAAGACTTTTTATCAACTTTAGAAAATG ATACAAAAATTCAAGGAATGAATCTCGAAAAATGTGGTAGTCAAATCGGCCATGACGATGAAGATCTTTTCAAAGAAAGATTAAAAAACATGGGCAAGG TGTCTCGGCGTAAGTTTGCACAACTTACAAAAGTATTTACACGCAGTAAAAAACGCGGAGGTAGACAGTTATTACCGCCAACAGCTTCTTGTGATGATTTATTGGATCCAGAAGAATCATCTAGATTTCAGTCTTAG